The genomic region TTGGTGCTTGGCTTATTCTTAAACTTTTAGAGGATGAGGAATTTGCCAAAAGAGTTGTTAAATGTTATTTGTTGTTCCCGACAATTGAATATATGGCTGAAACTCGTAGTGGAATTTTCTTCACCAACATCGTAAGTTAATCAGTGTTTTTTCTTAAATgaaatctttattttttttttggtactGTAAAAAGATTCATTGAGTTTCATGGACTTGAAGCCAACCATTATGTACTggtattataaaataatacggaaaaagaattctatgaatattttcttccaaatttaaataatgaaagttAATACGAAAGAATAATTGAACTAAAACTGCCAGTTTCTAGTAGTTATTTAACCatgaaattctgaatttttaatgatgacatctaaaatttcagacaatctgtcataaatatttagAAAGTTCAACCGACAGTTTCTTACAATActttaaatattaatgtttCCTTTAGTTGCTGAGGCTTGCTCCATTACTATTTTTTCTGGCCTGGATTTTTACATTCTTCCCCACGATCATACGAAATTTTCTCGTAAGAATTTTCGGCGTCTTATTTGTGGGTTTCGGCAGTCAATCAGTGCAGCCAGTGCTCCAATTGATCGAGCCAGAGGTCCTTAAACGCGTCTTCCTGATGGCAAAGGAGGAGATGCAGCAAGTGCGAGAAATGGACCACGAAATAGTCTCGAAATACAGTGATAAATTGTGGTTGTACTATGGAGCAACTGACGGTTGGACTCCAGTGCGATATTATGATCGTCTCAAAGTCAAACATCCTCATGTGGACGCTCAACTTTGCAAACGGGGTTTCCGACACGCCTTCGTGCTATCGAACGAAAAAGACGTCGGTAAAATGGTTGGAGATCTCATAAATGAGACTAttcattgatgaatttttaattgtctaCAGAATTAAACAAATGTTGCtgttaattttgataaataaatagttgggCCCGGCTGGTTgttcaaaaaaaatgaaatatatttattgaatatagTGTTCCAAATCCCCTCGTCTTccagaacaatgaaaaattaatgcgaCTAATTCTAGATTTTCTGCTTGTCCTTCTTAGCTTGCTCGGCAAGTGCCTCCAATCGATCGTGCTCTTTGATTAGTGCTGTCACTTCAGCTGCTGGCAGAATTCTCGTAACTGTCTTACCATTTTCCCGAGTGAGTGTCGCCATTTCCACTGAGCGAATAACAAAATattgtgaataataaataattaattattgattaagtTGTATTTAGATACTACATTAAAGGAATGGATcaggaaatattcatttcgaAAAGCTCTGTGTTTAGATTATGGAATAAGGTCAGATGTAAGAAAGTGTTTTTCTGAAGTTATTGTTCTGGCAATCATTTCGGGGAAAAATGATTAACATCgaatattgtaaaaataattcaatagtgAAGTGCTCTCTTCTCTTCAGTTTATCACTTCACTGTGAAATTAATCTCAACTATttagaattaataaaattaaattttcaaatacctTTCTCAGCCGTGAGTTTAGTCATATCAAGTGTCTTCGAAAGGACCTTAATAGCAAGTGCCTGAGCATCCTTGAGAGTAGTCTCTCCTTCCTTGTACTCCTGCTTCAGCGACGAAATGGCAGCAGCAGAGTTGTTGCCAATACAAGTGGCCTTCCACCCTCCATAATTACCGCTGGGATCAGACTGATACAGCTGATATCCATAATGCCTGTCCCACCCCATGTACAAAATGGAGACACCGAACGGTCTTTTGCCACCGAACTGGGTGTACGCCTGTTTCACATCGCACAGCCAGGAGACGAGTTGTTCACATGGAATGGTCTCGCCGTACTGCAAGAGGTACCTCTGACCGATCAGACGAAGCTCGTTAGTCAGGACATTGGCGTCCGAGGTGATACCAGCCACCGAGCACACCACGTCCTCATTTAGTTTGTAAATTTTCTCGGAGAAGAAGACTTCGTCAAGGAGTTTGTTGGTATTTCTTCTCTCAGCTGCCAGGAGGATGCCGTCGTTGGCTAGGATACCTAGACAAGTTCCGGCATGACTTATGGCCTCCATGGCATACTCCACTTGGTACAGACGACCTTCCGGAGAGAAGATCGTGGTTCTGGTATCATATCTGCGTGCCTgggattcattttttcaattttattcactgttgaaatttttctagtatttCGCAAATAAAGtggtcaattaaaaaatgactaaTTTTAAAATGGCAAAGTTTTTTTCCCGCTGCAAAATTTATGCATTTCAGTTCTGATATGGAATATTCTATTGTATTTCTTCCCATCAATATTGCCCCGTGAAATACTATTTTTTGAACTTATTTTGCCTGATAATTTATGTCTATGCTGATTAAATATTCTCTTTTGCTAGtaaaaactgagaaaaaacatttaaatcgcttttttattctcaattagTCGACGAACTTGTTGTTTATCGAGAATGTTGATATGCAAATCTTAAATTCAGTACTATTTCAGGTTTAATGAAGGCATTTGAGTTGTGTCTGGAAACATAAAATTGCCTAATACAGCAAGGAAAGGAGAATATTGGAGTAATATTCCAAATTTCACTAGTCACGAATTATTTATCACGAAAATGAGTTCAATTTCCCCCCTCTCTCCTATTACTATTTCTGTTATTAGCTGAGGGTTTCAGAACTAAATATCCTCTCAACctcttaaaataaaaaaaaaatacatctaTTTCCTCGAAATGTGtctttttctttattcattaaaatagattcatgaaaaatcgataattttttgttgtttattgAGGTTTCAGAGAACTGTCTCGACGTCCCCCAGCGACTATATCCTATATCCACATCAATTATACGTCTgacttatttttttcaatgcctTCTTAAACATAACTAATTTTTGAATCATTTACTCTCTATTTGTCAGATGTTTATCGAAATATTTGCAAGTTTAGAGGAAATATGCCCGTCGATGACAATGCACTTCCATCATAACCTCACTCTCCCTAAAAATCAAATCATCTCCACTAATTCATGCTCCACCTTCACATAAAATAGTAAATATAAAGATTCAATTGATATGTAACTCACCATATTAACTGTTACTGTCAAAAATacagtgaaaaattatctataaCAATTTGAACAGGATTGAAATGATGCGGTCGTACTCAGTAAACTTTGATGCCGCCGTCTCCGTCTGGTGAGAACTTGCAGAGCTATTACCGTCGGGAAATAAAAGTGGTGGGAGCAACCGTCATGATGTGACAGCAGAGATTATAGGGGAGATTGCTGACGCTTATGGAGCGACTTCAACAGCAAAATGACTACGATGGTGGACGTGCCTGTCGGTAAGCCATTATCGCGGGGTATGTAGCTAACTGGGGTGGGGGACTTTTGGGTTTAGAacgtccaggagccgagaaagacacAAAAAACGGAGAAAtggattttagaatattccaaGCACCTCAGAGTAATCGCAAATCACCTCAGGAAATGAATGCCACGTACTCCGTGGTAATACCTTACTGACAGGTGCGTTCGCCATTGTAGTTCATGCACCACCGCTACGAAATTTCGCGGGGTTGAAGCTGCCTCCGTACCGCGTCAGCAATCCCCTCTCATAATCTCTGGTAGACAGTTCCACTAGTTCCAGTCTGCTTCTAACCTCGCAAAGTCGCATCATGGAGTGTAAAGGGTAACTCGATAATGTAAACACATAAAAGACGGGAGTTTTCACATAGGATAGCTATATTTATGGTCCTCGAGAGGAATATGGAGGAGGACAAGGTGGCGACTGTTGTCCTGGTCAATGAGACCAAGGTCTTGAATGTTACCTTCTCGTCAGGATGGACTGCCGAGGATTTATGCATAAAGGTAAACAGGAAAAAACTATCCAGTAGATCCTTAAAACCTTGAAGAAACCGGTTTTTGCGTGAAATTTTCTTGGTTCTGGCTGTCATTAAGTTATTATCTTTGActagatttttttgtattgGAACAAATACTCTGGACAGTAGATAAGAATTATTCAAGGCTATTTATTGTTCAATGCAGTAGTAGATTGATAAaggttgattgaaaaaaatttacttacGATTAAATTCCATAAtccataattaatcaatttattcagaactaatgaaaatgaatgattttagTGTTTGatcataattgaaatattgatgGTATGGTGATGATGACTTAAAACCTTATTTTCTGAaagtttttcttgaaaaaatggaaatttccatTATTGAAGTAACAGTTACTTGATTCTAAATCTAATTGAGATTTCTAAAAATTCTTTGCAGTTGTTCATAATGTTTAAATTTgctataaatataattttctaattgattaattatttgattgcCTAGGTATGCAAAATGATAGAAATAGGACCAGTTGCCAGACACCTCTTTGCTCTCCGTAATCGTTCAACCCGCCTATGGTACCCCCCATCCTACAA from Diachasmimorpha longicaudata isolate KC_UGA_2023 chromosome 1, iyDiaLong2, whole genome shotgun sequence harbors:
- the LOC135169108 gene encoding lipid droplet-associated hydrolase isoform X2; translated protein: MQQAMLRCNGVPTQVITEGRWVEEGLSPNGHKDVVLVIPGNPGIPTFYTGFIKALKSCLPTETPVWVLGHAGHVLPPKMLSFSSEEDAQCRAFSLQGQIEHKVAFAKEYIPKDARVHLVGHSIGAWLILKLLEDEEFAKRVVKCYLLFPTIEYMAETRSGIFFTNILLRLAPLLFFLAWIFTFFPTIIRNFLVRIFGVLFVGFGSQSVQPVLQLIEPEVLKRVFLMAKEEMQQVREMDHEIVSKYSDKLWLYYGATDGWTPVRYYDRLKVKHPHVDAQLCKRGFRHAFVLSNEKDVGKMVGDLINETIH
- the LOC135169108 gene encoding lipid droplet-associated hydrolase isoform X1 — protein: MSMLTLFKKTIKMQQAMLRCNGVPTQVITEGRWVEEGLSPNGHKDVVLVIPGNPGIPTFYTGFIKALKSCLPTETPVWVLGHAGHVLPPKMLSFSSEEDAQCRAFSLQGQIEHKVAFAKEYIPKDARVHLVGHSIGAWLILKLLEDEEFAKRVVKCYLLFPTIEYMAETRSGIFFTNILLRLAPLLFFLAWIFTFFPTIIRNFLVRIFGVLFVGFGSQSVQPVLQLIEPEVLKRVFLMAKEEMQQVREMDHEIVSKYSDKLWLYYGATDGWTPVRYYDRLKVKHPHVDAQLCKRGFRHAFVLSNEKDVGKMVGDLINETIH
- the Prosalpha3 gene encoding proteasome subunit alpha type-4, with translation MARRYDTRTTIFSPEGRLYQVEYAMEAISHAGTCLGILANDGILLAAERRNTNKLLDEVFFSEKIYKLNEDVVCSVAGITSDANVLTNELRLIGQRYLLQYGETIPCEQLVSWLCDVKQAYTQFGGKRPFGVSILYMGWDRHYGYQLYQSDPSGNYGGWKATCIGNNSAAAISSLKQEYKEGETTLKDAQALAIKVLSKTLDMTKLTAEKVEMATLTRENGKTVTRILPAAEVTALIKEHDRLEALAEQAKKDKQKI